Proteins from a genomic interval of Desulfovibrio desulfuricans:
- a CDS encoding lipopolysaccharide biosynthesis protein — translation MQSSTPTLARRYIFKLVANIASVPVYLVMEAILPRALGPQMYGNYSFATNLFQQLSGFLDMGTSTCFYNSLSRRQAETGLIGFYMRVTVAVFAIILLAAGLLQIPAAGELLMPDVPLWLAPLAALWAFLTWWGRVLRSMNDAVGATVSSEMVRTVVSLFTVGLLGLMFWADWLNIHTLFAQQYLMLGATALGYWLVTRTYWRQAGIPLHFRLTPEQTRAYGREFFNYSHPLFVQALLSFLLLTAERWLLQWFDGSVEQGFFALSQKVSMACFLFVSAMTPLVMRELSIAWGNNDREAMGRLLTRFAPLLYVVAAYFSCFTLAEGSALVNFFGGAQFAAATLPVQIMALYPLHQAYGQLAGSVFHATGRTKVLRNMAALECIYGFSTAWFLLAPPEYFGLGLGAVGLAIKTVCVQIITVNVYLWLASRFIPLKFWRNVAHQIWSLAVLLLLAFGCRQLTLYLGIGDVDSLPRFLVSGVIYTAAIGLLCLGMPAVMGFSRQELREVFIRFSKSRSHG, via the coding sequence ATGCAAAGCTCTACCCCAACTTTGGCCCGCCGCTACATATTCAAGCTCGTGGCCAATATCGCCTCCGTCCCGGTCTACCTTGTCATGGAGGCCATTCTGCCCCGCGCTCTCGGGCCGCAGATGTACGGCAATTACAGCTTTGCCACCAACCTGTTCCAGCAGCTTTCCGGCTTTCTGGATATGGGAACCTCCACCTGCTTTTACAATTCCCTTTCGCGGCGGCAGGCAGAGACCGGCCTCATCGGCTTTTACATGCGCGTTACAGTGGCGGTATTCGCTATTATCTTGCTGGCCGCAGGTCTGCTGCAAATTCCTGCGGCTGGCGAACTGCTCATGCCCGATGTGCCCCTGTGGCTCGCACCGCTGGCAGCCCTGTGGGCTTTTCTGACATGGTGGGGCCGCGTGCTGCGCTCCATGAACGATGCCGTGGGCGCAACTGTTTCTTCCGAGATGGTGCGCACCGTTGTGTCGCTGTTTACAGTGGGCTTGCTGGGGCTCATGTTCTGGGCCGACTGGCTGAATATTCACACGCTCTTTGCCCAGCAATACCTCATGCTGGGGGCAACTGCCCTTGGCTACTGGCTGGTTACGCGCACCTACTGGCGGCAGGCGGGCATTCCCCTGCACTTTCGGCTCACGCCTGAGCAGACGCGCGCCTATGGGCGGGAGTTCTTCAATTACAGCCACCCGCTGTTCGTGCAGGCCCTGCTCTCCTTTTTGCTCCTCACTGCCGAGCGCTGGCTACTGCAATGGTTTGACGGCAGCGTGGAACAGGGCTTTTTTGCCCTTTCCCAAAAAGTCAGCATGGCCTGTTTTCTTTTTGTTTCAGCCATGACGCCTCTGGTCATGCGCGAGCTTTCCATCGCCTGGGGCAACAACGACCGCGAGGCCATGGGCCGCCTGCTCACGCGTTTTGCCCCACTGCTGTATGTGGTGGCTGCCTATTTTTCGTGCTTTACGCTGGCCGAGGGTTCCGCCCTGGTGAACTTTTTCGGCGGCGCGCAGTTTGCCGCTGCGACCCTGCCTGTGCAGATCATGGCGCTCTATCCCCTGCATCAGGCCTATGGGCAGCTTGCCGGATCGGTTTTTCACGCCACGGGCCGCACCAAGGTGCTGCGCAACATGGCGGCGCTGGAATGCATTTACGGTTTCAGCACAGCGTGGTTTCTGCTTGCGCCGCCGGAATATTTCGGCCTTGGGCTCGGTGCTGTGGGGCTGGCGATCAAAACCGTGTGCGTGCAGATCATCACGGTCAACGTCTATCTTTGGCTGGCATCGCGCTTTATTCCGCTCAAGTTCTGGCGCAACGTGGCCCACCAGATATGGAGCCTAGCCGTTTTGCTGCTGCTGGCTTTTGGCTGCCGCCAGCTTACGCTCTATCTTGGCATTGGCGATGTGGATTCCCTGCCGCGTTTTCTTGTTTCCGGCGTCATCTACACCGCGGCTATCGGGCTGCTCTGCTTGGGCATGCCCGCTGTAATGGGCTTTTCCCGGCAGGAATTGCGCGAAGTATTCATCCGGTTCAGCAAATCCAGGTCACACGGCTAA
- the proB gene encoding glutamate 5-kinase, producing MTAPTEDWRQERARVLAQARVVVVKVGSAVLTDAQGLSMPVLENLAGQLARLRNLLPAGDVASSNAGGAEPRRLVLVSSGAVAAGRAALATRGHVVETTGLAARQAAAAVGQGQLMQSWDKVFFAHRMPTAQVLLTRDDLRARQRFLNARNTFAELLEWGVLPIVNENDTVSISELKFGDNDCLASLLVNLTGADLFINLTSASGVLAADPQKDPNAPIMDHIDDVAALDLGQLCGGKTSVGTGGMYSKLLAARRAAQIGVPTLILPGREPEIITRAFAASGICPAPQGHEPFTGGTWVCPARHAIPRRKFWLAYQSDPAGSVHVDAGAAKALLHKGGSLLPGGVFRVEGNFQQGGLVRVLHEGQSLGVGLSNYSTSDLKKIMGLKRHEVAAILGDAHYPEVIHRDNLLLDAAV from the coding sequence ATGACAGCGCCGACGGAAGACTGGCGGCAGGAACGCGCACGGGTGCTTGCCCAGGCGCGGGTGGTGGTCGTCAAGGTAGGCAGCGCCGTACTCACCGATGCCCAGGGCCTGAGCATGCCTGTGCTGGAAAATCTGGCCGGGCAGTTGGCGCGTCTGCGCAACCTGCTGCCTGCGGGCGATGTCGCATCCAGTAACGCGGGGGGCGCGGAGCCGCGCCGTCTGGTGCTTGTTTCTTCCGGCGCTGTGGCCGCTGGGCGGGCCGCGCTTGCCACGCGCGGGCATGTGGTTGAAACCACGGGCCTTGCGGCGCGTCAGGCCGCGGCAGCAGTGGGGCAGGGGCAGCTCATGCAGAGCTGGGACAAGGTGTTTTTTGCGCACCGCATGCCCACCGCTCAGGTGTTGCTGACCCGCGATGACCTGCGCGCGCGTCAGCGCTTCCTCAATGCGCGCAATACCTTTGCCGAACTGCTGGAATGGGGCGTGCTGCCCATTGTCAATGAAAACGACACCGTATCCATCAGCGAACTGAAGTTCGGCGATAACGACTGCCTTGCAAGCCTTCTGGTCAATCTGACCGGAGCTGATCTTTTCATCAATCTCACTTCCGCCTCGGGCGTTCTGGCTGCCGATCCGCAAAAAGATCCCAACGCCCCCATCATGGATCACATTGATGATGTGGCGGCCCTCGACCTGGGTCAGCTTTGCGGCGGCAAGACTTCCGTAGGCACGGGCGGCATGTATTCCAAGTTGCTGGCGGCCCGTCGCGCCGCGCAGATTGGCGTTCCCACGCTGATTTTGCCGGGGCGCGAGCCGGAGATCATCACGCGGGCCTTTGCCGCCAGCGGTATTTGTCCGGCTCCGCAGGGGCACGAGCCATTTACGGGCGGCACATGGGTTTGCCCGGCGCGGCATGCCATACCGCGCCGTAAATTCTGGCTGGCCTATCAGTCTGATCCGGCGGGCAGCGTGCATGTGGACGCAGGCGCGGCCAAGGCCCTGCTGCACAAGGGCGGCAGCCTGCTGCCCGGCGGCGTGTTCCGCGTTGAGGGCAACTTTCAGCAAGGCGGGCTGGTGCGCGTGCTGCACGAAGGGCAAAGCCTTGGCGTGGGCCTCTCCAACTACAGCACCTCAGACCTGAAAAAAATTATGGGCCTGAAACGGCACGAAGTCGCAGCTATTCTGGGTGATGCGCACTACCCTGAGGTGATTCATAGGGACAATCTGCTGCTTGATGCGGCAGTGTGA